In one Mucilaginibacter ginsenosidivorax genomic region, the following are encoded:
- a CDS encoding helix-turn-helix domain-containing protein, which yields MQEVKKTDLDLYIINKVKELRLKNNVSQAVLAIKLDVSDAFIGQIENPKHRAKYNITHINKLAQIFSCSPKDFLPDNPII from the coding sequence ATGCAAGAAGTAAAAAAGACCGATTTAGACCTTTATATTATCAATAAGGTTAAAGAGTTACGTTTGAAAAATAATGTCTCACAAGCAGTGCTTGCTATTAAATTAGATGTATCTGATGCATTCATCGGTCAGATAGAAAATCCGAAGCATAGAGCTAAATATAATATTACTCACATCAATAAACTGGCTCAAATATTTAGCTGTAGTCCAAAGGATTTTCTACCTGATAATCCTATAATTTAG
- a CDS encoding ABC transporter permease: MIKNYFKTAWRILWRNKTYTFINVLGLALGICACVTIYLISSYELSFDTFHPDKDRIFRVMTTVHFAAGDQDVMSKVPYSSVAATRRELPGVEAISAVGMYYARISVPDGNKPVKKFDSSIDGAYYPGTIVAEPQYFKIFSYRWLAGSQETALNQPYKVVLTLSRAQKYFGNVNPGSLLGREIVYDDSLHVQISGIVEDWKKNTDFAFTEFISYNTVQNSFLKKAFADDWNHMSTQAFVKLAPGTSPDKVNAGFAAIVKAYAPKNPDIKLKLWLEAITKVHFDADVVENPIRTADLPIVYGMIGTAVFILLLALVNFVNLATAQSIQRTREMGVRKIMGSSKAGIMLQFLVETFLVTFFALILALLLVNPVLAVFKAFIPQSVTFRLVETNALLFILCITLITCLFAGLYPARSLSSHAPALSLRGTSIPGDGHWWLRKGLIVFQFTLSLVFIVGSLVVHQQLSYTRGKAMGFNTDAIVILPTSRKAPAKQISVLAQQLKQIPGVSMVSGEQYTPMDGRDGNIALKLNGVNGTETRIPELSGDEHYLSLYGMKLLAGRNLLPADSLKEYVINETFLHLLGLHEPREAIGKMLLYQNKPYPIVGVVADFHEKSFHETIKPVCIVNIPKMQQDIAIKLTVSGKQAAALKVTLAQIERSWKVMYPGEVFDLRFFDESIALLYEKDYRTAKLINAATFIVIFISCIGLFGLTIFTTKRRTAEIGIRKVLGASVTNIALMLSKDFVVLVLAALVVASPVAWYLMDRWLQNFAYRIAISWWMFALSGVMAVVIALLTISFQSIKAAMMNPVKSLRSE; this comes from the coding sequence ATGATTAAGAACTATTTTAAGACAGCCTGGCGTATCCTTTGGCGCAACAAAACCTATACTTTCATCAACGTACTTGGACTGGCTTTAGGAATATGTGCCTGCGTAACCATTTACCTGATCTCCAGTTATGAACTCAGTTTTGATACCTTCCATCCCGATAAGGATCGCATCTTTCGCGTAATGACCACCGTTCATTTTGCGGCCGGTGATCAGGATGTCATGAGTAAAGTGCCGTATTCGTCGGTGGCCGCTACCCGTCGCGAACTTCCCGGCGTTGAGGCTATTTCAGCAGTAGGCATGTATTATGCCAGGATAAGTGTGCCTGATGGCAATAAGCCGGTCAAAAAGTTTGATAGTTCAATCGATGGCGCGTACTATCCGGGCACAATAGTAGCAGAGCCGCAATATTTCAAGATATTTAGTTACCGCTGGCTTGCCGGAAGCCAGGAGACCGCTTTGAACCAGCCTTATAAAGTTGTGCTTACCCTGAGCCGGGCACAAAAATATTTCGGTAATGTTAATCCGGGAAGCCTGCTTGGCAGGGAAATTGTCTATGACGATTCGCTCCATGTCCAGATTTCGGGAATTGTCGAAGACTGGAAGAAAAATACCGACTTCGCCTTTACCGAGTTTATTTCTTATAACACCGTCCAAAATAGTTTCCTGAAAAAGGCTTTTGCAGATGACTGGAACCATATGTCTACCCAAGCCTTTGTTAAATTGGCTCCTGGTACAAGCCCCGACAAAGTAAATGCCGGTTTTGCCGCCATCGTTAAAGCCTACGCACCCAAAAATCCGGATATTAAACTTAAACTGTGGTTGGAAGCCATTACCAAAGTGCATTTTGATGCAGACGTTGTAGAAAATCCGATCCGTACCGCCGACCTTCCCATTGTATACGGAATGATCGGTACCGCTGTATTTATCCTGCTGCTGGCCCTGGTCAACTTTGTTAACCTGGCAACAGCCCAATCCATTCAGCGCACCCGGGAAATGGGGGTCAGGAAAATTATGGGAAGCAGTAAGGCCGGTATTATGCTGCAGTTCCTGGTAGAAACATTCCTGGTAACTTTTTTCGCCCTGATCCTTGCTTTGTTATTGGTTAACCCGGTGCTTGCTGTATTTAAGGCATTTATTCCCCAGAGTGTTACCTTCAGGTTGGTAGAAACCAATGCCCTGCTTTTCATATTGTGTATAACCCTGATCACTTGCTTATTTGCAGGCCTGTACCCGGCAAGGAGCTTATCGTCACACGCCCCGGCCTTGAGTTTAAGAGGCACCTCAATCCCTGGTGACGGGCATTGGTGGCTGAGAAAAGGACTGATTGTTTTCCAGTTCACCCTATCGCTGGTTTTTATTGTCGGCAGCCTGGTGGTCCATCAGCAATTAAGCTATACCCGTGGCAAAGCAATGGGTTTCAATACCGATGCCATTGTCATCCTGCCAACCAGCCGAAAGGCTCCGGCAAAACAAATCAGCGTATTGGCGCAGCAATTGAAACAAATTCCGGGTGTTAGCATGGTTTCCGGTGAGCAATATACTCCTATGGACGGCAGGGATGGCAACATTGCGCTGAAATTGAATGGGGTAAACGGAACGGAGACACGCATCCCTGAATTGTCAGGGGATGAACATTATTTGTCTCTATACGGCATGAAGTTGCTGGCCGGACGAAACCTTTTGCCAGCGGACAGCCTGAAGGAATATGTGATCAACGAAACGTTTTTGCACCTGCTTGGGCTTCATGAACCACGGGAAGCTATCGGCAAAATGTTGCTTTATCAAAACAAACCTTATCCTATTGTGGGAGTAGTTGCCGACTTTCATGAAAAGTCTTTCCACGAAACCATCAAACCGGTTTGTATTGTGAATATTCCAAAGATGCAGCAGGATATTGCCATTAAGCTGACAGTGAGCGGCAAACAGGCTGCCGCGCTGAAAGTAACCCTGGCACAGATAGAAAGATCATGGAAAGTGATGTATCCGGGAGAGGTGTTTGACTTGAGGTTTTTTGATGAATCGATAGCGCTTTTGTATGAAAAGGACTACCGGACAGCAAAACTGATTAATGCGGCAACATTCATCGTGATCTTTATTTCCTGCATTGGGTTATTTGGACTCACCATATTCACCACCAAGAGAAGAACGGCAGAGATCGGCATAAGGAAGGTGCTTGGCGCAAGTGTAACCAACATTGCGCTGATGCTCTCCAAAGATTTCGTTGTGCTGGTGTTGGCGGCATTGGTAGTTGCTTCTCCCGTTGCCTGGTATTTGATGGACCGGTGGCTGCAAAATTTTGCTTATCGCATTGCAATAAGCTGGTGGATGTTTGCCTTATCCGGCGTAATGGCTGTCGTTATTGCGCTATTGACCATCAGCTTCCAGTCGATCAAGGCTGCCATGATGAACCCTGTTAAAAGTTTGAGAAGTGAATAA